A part of Carettochelys insculpta isolate YL-2023 chromosome 1, ASM3395843v1, whole genome shotgun sequence genomic DNA contains:
- the CLNS1A gene encoding methylosome subunit pICln: MSFLKRFPPPGEGVRRQEPDTQAVLGDRGLGTGTLYIAESRLSWLDKSGLGFSLDYPTISLHAVSRDLNAYPWEHLYVMVNAKFEEEEPKEAPMGEGEEEEDSDDDIEPIAEFRFVPSDKSALEAMFSAMCECQALHPDPEDEDSDNDYEGEEYDVEAHERGQGDIPSFYTYEEGLSHLTSEGQATLERLEGMLAQSVSSQYHMAGVRTEDSAREFEDGMEVDTAPVVAGQFEDAEVDH, encoded by the exons ATGAGTTTCCTGAAGCGGTTCCCGCCGCCTGGCGAGGGGGTCCGGCGGCAGGAGCCCGACACGCAGGCCGTGCTGGGCGACCGCGGGCTGGGCACCGGGACGCTGTACATCGCCGAGAG TCGCCTGTCATGGTTAGATAAATCTGGACTGGGTTTCTCCTTGGACTATCCTACCATAAGTTTACATGCTGTCTCCAGGGACCTAAATGCTTATCCATGGGAGCATTTGTATGTCATGGTGAATGCCAAATTTGAAG AGGAAGAGCCAAAAGAAGCTCCCATGGgtgaaggggaagaggaggaagacagTGATGATGATATTGAACCAATTGCAGAATTCAGATTTGTACCCAGTGACAAATCAGCCC TGGAAGCTATGTTTTCAGCAATGTGTGAATGCCAAGCCCTACACCCAGACCCTGAAGATGAAGATTCAGATAATGATTATGAAGGGGAGGAGTATGACGTGGAGGCCCATG AACGAGGACAAGGCGATATCCCTTCCTTCTACACGTATGAAGAAGGATTGTCACACTTAACGTCAGAGGGTCAAGCCACTCTGGAGAGATTAGAGGGCATGTTAGCTCAGTCTGTGAGCAGCCAGTACCACATGGCTGGAGTGCGAACAGAAGATTCAGCAAGAGAGTTTGAAG